One Pleurocapsa sp. PCC 7327 DNA segment encodes these proteins:
- a CDS encoding alpha/beta fold hydrolase — protein sequence MISTTLKIPQDEYVKVGSVKTRYWRAGDKGSPVILLHGGGGSVEFWLYNIPVLAKHHRVYAFDMVGSGLSDKPSATYCLTYQAQFIKDFMEALGLDRATLIGNSMGGGAALQFALLFPERLHKLVLVDSFGLGREISFGLRLASIPFVVRSLRPNRRIFEPMIRHDFHDPTCIPQEWLEIRYPIFALPGRQKALEQLARTNLSLLGVRRSVYRPLVEQLSKIAAPTLIVWGKQDRILPVAHAYVAAKHLPNSQLHIFDSCGHHPHLERPDEFNHLVLEFLAR from the coding sequence ATGATTAGTACAACTCTCAAAATACCGCAAGACGAGTATGTCAAAGTTGGTTCTGTTAAGACTCGCTACTGGCGGGCAGGAGACAAAGGTTCTCCAGTCATTTTGCTACACGGTGGTGGGGGATCGGTAGAATTTTGGCTTTATAACATCCCCGTTCTGGCAAAGCATCACAGAGTTTATGCTTTCGATATGGTTGGTTCGGGTCTTTCCGATAAACCATCGGCTACCTATTGCCTCACCTATCAGGCACAATTTATCAAAGATTTCATGGAGGCTTTGGGGCTCGATCGCGCTACTTTGATTGGCAATTCGATGGGCGGTGGTGCGGCTTTGCAGTTTGCCCTCCTGTTTCCCGAACGCTTGCACAAGCTGGTGCTGGTGGATAGTTTTGGGCTGGGCAGGGAAATCTCTTTCGGTCTGCGGTTGGCCTCGATTCCCTTTGTCGTGCGATCGCTCCGTCCCAATCGCCGCATCTTTGAACCAATGATACGCCATGATTTTCACGACCCGACCTGCATTCCCCAAGAATGGCTCGAAATTCGCTATCCGATCTTTGCGTTGCCAGGACGACAAAAAGCACTCGAACAACTGGCGCGAACAAATTTAAGCTTACTGGGCGTTCGTCGTTCTGTCTACCGCCCCCTAGTCGAGCAACTGAGTAAGATCGCCGCGCCAACCCTGATCGTTTGGGGAAAACAAGATCGCATTCTACCCGTCGCTCATGCCTACGTTGCCGCCAAACATCTCCCGAATAGCCAGTTGCATATCTTCGATTCCTGCGGGCACCACCCCCATCTAGAACGCCCGGATGAGTTTAATCATTTGGTTTTAGAGTTTTTAGCTAGATAG
- a CDS encoding COP23 domain-containing protein, with the protein MKPYNLTKILSRLALVLAFNQAIAEPSMAETQRFFCAVLNGNYTTFVRTPRGNVPLILWTSGAFDRAGWTNEKRCLEVSGRFQKYNKSGRLKYIRTSSINRLPVLCVAQAKGGSCQTEDVLFTLRAGTNAQQVLTRLLDVRRGAGRSTPIQLSNEQIFSYDERGELYADVENLIQALPVESEKKIQPIESRNTETTRPLW; encoded by the coding sequence GTGAAACCTTACAACCTGACTAAGATTCTCAGTAGACTGGCACTCGTTCTGGCTTTTAACCAAGCGATCGCCGAACCCAGCATGGCAGAAACTCAGCGTTTCTTCTGTGCGGTACTCAACGGAAACTATACGACTTTTGTTCGTACCCCGCGAGGCAACGTCCCGCTCATTCTTTGGACTTCTGGTGCTTTCGATCGAGCGGGATGGACGAATGAAAAGCGCTGCCTAGAGGTTAGCGGACGCTTTCAGAAGTACAACAAAAGCGGTAGGCTGAAATATATTAGGACGAGTAGCATCAATCGACTTCCCGTCCTATGCGTAGCGCAGGCTAAAGGGGGCAGTTGTCAGACTGAAGATGTATTATTTACCCTTCGAGCGGGAACAAATGCCCAACAAGTCCTGACAAGACTCTTAGATGTTCGTCGCGGTGCTGGTAGGAGTACGCCAATTCAACTGAGTAACGAGCAAATTTTTTCCTATGATGAGCGAGGCGAACTCTACGCTGATGTAGAAAACCTCATCCAAGCTTTGCCAGTGGAATCGGAGAAGAAAATCCAGCCAATTGAATCAAGAAATACAGAAACTACTCGACCTTTATGGTAA
- a CDS encoding salt stress protein, Slr1339 family, producing the protein MDEMENLLAQLKAEYEQNQLASPSSEPTRSQPLIDNLLAEVKAELEAPKNYSPQPLQSTSPATVASSSDNRVLQDIQAEYREKERLERERQQQELRERRQRKRQALRQQAQEWLKKLNPRSEEGMWFEEFSYAYDNKLEAAIDYLEALRESHF; encoded by the coding sequence ATGGACGAAATGGAGAATTTACTCGCCCAACTGAAAGCCGAGTACGAACAAAATCAGCTAGCATCGCCATCTTCGGAACCAACGCGATCGCAACCGCTTATCGATAATTTACTAGCAGAGGTGAAGGCTGAATTGGAAGCTCCTAAAAACTATTCCCCACAGCCGCTACAATCGACTTCTCCAGCAACCGTTGCGTCCTCGTCAGATAATAGGGTCTTACAAGACATTCAAGCTGAATATCGAGAAAAAGAGCGATTGGAACGAGAACGCCAACAGCAAGAACTCCGAGAACGGCGGCAGCGAAAACGACAGGCATTGAGGCAACAAGCGCAAGAGTGGTTAAAAAAACTCAATCCTCGTTCTGAAGAAGGGATGTGGTTTGAAGAATTTTCCTATGCTTACGACAATAAGCTAGAAGCGGCGATAGATTATCTAGAAGCGTTACGAGAAAGCCATTTTTAG
- a CDS encoding trypsin-like peptidase domain-containing protein — protein MGNSHRKNRPVSSTSPTMVKIASRIPVALIVATTTITPVPSSGAESSSPPAVAQIAADITVRIDGQENGSGAIVAREGDTYRVLTNCHVVDTPGSYAIVTSDGEQHLINISQANCHREADLAVVQFSAKKDYPVAEIGDSGRLTTGTAIYIAGWVDRDPVNPERGYRFRDGAIAGIQPHARKGYAIVHTSESRPGMSGGPILDAQGRLIGINGQSFTDPNSNAVEFYGIPIDTYTSWQKIDSTVSNPVATVTPIPNDSPSEPSSSTAPPPTPEPEPTPTPPPSNNNAQIAYVPISNYALTYMLRGHAWPVVSVAFSPNGQKVASSSWDDSIKLWNPKNGKLERTLELHSAGVNAIAFSPDGQKLASGSEDKTIKIWNLTKNSLELTLTDHLDWVMSLAFSPDGQRLASGSKDNAIAIWNLATGTLEATLSGHAGAVQSVAFSPDGQRLASGSDDATVRIWNVRTGSLEQTLEQHAQGVNNVVFSPDGQRLASASKDKKIRIWNVSIGKLEQTLNGHADSVNSVAFSPNGQQLVSASDDKTIKIWNLSNGSVERTLEGHSKAVKSIAFSPDGQELASGGLDNTVAIWQAKPQTEDD, from the coding sequence TTGGGCAATTCCCATCGAAAGAATCGTCCGGTCAGCAGCACCAGCCCAACTATGGTGAAAATTGCCTCCCGAATCCCTGTCGCGTTAATCGTCGCTACGACAACGATTACCCCAGTGCCATCTTCTGGCGCGGAGAGTTCGTCGCCGCCAGCCGTCGCCCAAATCGCTGCAGACATCACAGTGCGCATAGACGGACAAGAAAACGGTTCCGGCGCAATTGTCGCTAGAGAAGGCGATACTTACCGAGTTCTGACCAACTGTCACGTCGTCGATACGCCGGGAAGCTACGCGATTGTCACCTCCGATGGCGAGCAACACCTCATTAACATCAGTCAGGCGAACTGTCATCGGGAGGCAGATTTAGCTGTCGTGCAGTTTAGTGCAAAAAAAGACTATCCGGTAGCAGAAATCGGGGATTCAGGCCGACTGACGACAGGGACAGCTATCTATATTGCGGGTTGGGTAGACCGAGATCCCGTCAATCCCGAACGGGGCTATCGGTTTCGCGATGGAGCGATCGCGGGAATTCAGCCCCATGCGAGAAAAGGATACGCGATCGTTCACACCAGCGAAAGCAGACCCGGAATGAGTGGCGGTCCGATTCTCGATGCCCAAGGGCGCTTAATAGGCATCAACGGACAAAGCTTCACCGACCCCAACTCTAACGCCGTCGAGTTTTATGGCATTCCCATCGATACTTACACGAGTTGGCAAAAAATCGATTCAACTGTGTCAAACCCGGTTGCCACGGTAACGCCTATTCCCAACGACTCGCCAAGCGAACCCAGCAGCAGTACTGCCCCTCCCCCTACGCCAGAACCAGAACCCACTCCCACGCCCCCGCCCAGCAACAACAACGCTCAAATCGCTTACGTTCCTATCTCAAATTATGCCTTGACTTATATGCTCAGAGGTCATGCTTGGCCCGTCGTTAGCGTTGCTTTCAGTCCCAACGGACAGAAAGTAGCGAGTAGCAGTTGGGACGACTCGATCAAACTTTGGAATCCAAAGAATGGGAAATTAGAAAGAACGCTCGAACTGCACAGTGCCGGGGTCAACGCGATCGCGTTTAGTCCAGACGGACAAAAGCTAGCCAGCGGCAGCGAAGACAAAACCATCAAAATTTGGAACCTGACTAAAAATAGCTTAGAACTGACGCTGACAGACCATTTAGACTGGGTGATGTCTCTTGCCTTCAGTCCTGACGGACAACGATTGGCTAGCGGCAGCAAGGATAACGCGATCGCGATTTGGAATTTAGCGACTGGAACTTTAGAGGCAACGCTCAGCGGTCATGCCGGTGCGGTGCAAAGCGTGGCTTTTAGTCCCGACGGACAGCGATTGGCTAGCGGCAGCGACGACGCGACCGTCAGAATTTGGAATGTCAGGACTGGTAGCTTAGAGCAAACCCTCGAACAACATGCCCAAGGCGTAAATAATGTTGTTTTTAGTCCCGACGGACAGCGATTGGCTAGCGCTAGCAAAGATAAGAAGATTAGGATTTGGAATGTCAGTATTGGCAAGTTAGAGCAAACCCTTAACGGTCATGCCGATAGCGTCAATAGTGTTGCTTTTAGCCCCAACGGACAGCAATTAGTGAGTGCCAGCGACGATAAAACTATCAAAATTTGGAATCTGAGCAATGGCAGCGTAGAACGCACTCTCGAAGGGCATTCTAAAGCGGTTAAAAGCATTGCGTTCAGCCCGGACGGACAGGAGTTAGCTAGCGGTGGTTTGGATAATACCGTTGCAATCTGGCAGGCAAAACCACAGACAGAAGATGATTAA
- a CDS encoding MOSC domain-containing protein, translating into MNALPYITSIHIYPVKSLDGISLTQATILESGAIEHDREFALFDENGNFVNGKRNAKVHLLRSQFDDELNYISLQIQGTDQKATFHLDKERTKLENWLSNYLGIPVKLKQNLITGFPDDFNAKGPTVISTATIEEVASWFPSLSVEEMRLRLRANLEIAGVPPFWEDRLFAQAGQCVRFKVGEVLFEGINSCQRCIVPTRDSKTGEATANFQKVFINKRRELLPSWTVTERFNHFYRLSVNTNVPASEAGKVVRVGDAIAILGVSESQLS; encoded by the coding sequence ATGAATGCATTACCTTATATAACGAGCATTCACATTTATCCGGTGAAGTCGCTTGATGGAATTTCTTTGACACAAGCAACGATACTAGAAAGTGGTGCGATCGAGCACGATCGCGAGTTTGCTTTGTTTGACGAGAATGGTAACTTTGTCAATGGCAAGCGCAATGCCAAAGTTCATTTACTGCGATCGCAATTTGACGACGAATTAAATTACATCTCTCTACAAATCCAGGGTACCGACCAAAAAGCGACTTTTCATCTCGATAAGGAGAGAACTAAATTAGAAAACTGGTTAAGCAATTACTTGGGCATTCCAGTTAAATTAAAGCAGAATTTAATAACAGGCTTTCCAGACGATTTCAATGCCAAAGGACCGACTGTAATTAGTACGGCGACGATTGAAGAAGTTGCTTCCTGGTTTCCTAGCCTAAGTGTAGAAGAAATGCGTTTGCGACTGCGGGCTAACTTAGAGATTGCTGGAGTCCCACCGTTCTGGGAAGATCGGCTCTTTGCCCAAGCAGGGCAGTGCGTTCGCTTTAAAGTAGGAGAAGTGCTCTTTGAAGGAATCAACTCCTGTCAGCGTTGCATCGTTCCTACGCGCGATTCCAAAACGGGAGAAGCGACCGCTAATTTCCAGAAAGTATTTATCAATAAACGGCGAGAATTGCTGCCATCATGGACAGTTACAGAGCGTTTTAATCATTTTTATCGATTGAGCGTAAATACCAACGTCCCTGCTTCGGAAGCTGGAAAAGTCGTGCGAGTCGGAGATGCGATCGCGATTTTAGGCGTAAGCGAGAGCCAACTTAGCTAG
- a CDS encoding cytochrome P450: MLKTKSQQTEPENLTTLPPRPKTPQLLRMLNLIFRPIDYMDDYGKRYGDFLTVGSEKNPFVYVSNPQAIQEIFTGDPYRFDTGMRGGFIYLLLGANSLLSLDGARHQRERKLLMPPFHGDRLRAYGHLICEIARQVTEPWQVGKSFQVRSYMQEITLRVILQAVFGLQQGERCDRLRQLIGSMLDSISSPLSSTTMFFPALRKDWGNWSPWSRFLRQQERVDRLLFDEIRERRERGHLDGEDILTLLMSARDEEGKPMTDQELRDELMTLLFAGHETTASALSWALYWIHYLPEVQEKLRSELASLPEGAAPGEIVRLPYLTAVCQETLRIYPIALAAFPRLLKAPLELMGYQFEAGTVLAPCIYLTHHREDLYPEPKRFQPERFLERQYSPFEYFPFGGGNRRCIGMALAMMEMKLVLATILSCYQLALTSNCPVKPVRRGLTVAAPSRLRMLVKRKD, from the coding sequence ATGCTAAAAACCAAGTCTCAGCAAACGGAGCCAGAAAATTTGACGACCTTACCGCCTCGTCCGAAAACGCCTCAACTGCTGCGGATGCTCAATCTGATTTTTCGTCCCATAGACTACATGGACGATTATGGAAAACGCTATGGCGATTTCTTGACTGTCGGCAGCGAAAAAAATCCCTTCGTCTACGTCAGCAACCCCCAGGCAATCCAAGAGATTTTTACAGGCGATCCCTATCGATTCGATACGGGGATGAGGGGAGGATTTATTTACTTATTGCTAGGGGCAAACTCCCTATTATCCCTCGATGGCGCGAGACACCAACGGGAGCGAAAGCTTTTAATGCCGCCTTTTCACGGCGATCGCTTGCGGGCATACGGTCATCTCATCTGCGAGATTGCCCGACAAGTAACAGAACCTTGGCAAGTAGGCAAATCCTTTCAAGTCCGCTCCTACATGCAAGAAATTACCTTGAGAGTTATTTTACAAGCCGTGTTTGGCTTGCAGCAAGGGGAGCGCTGCGATCGCTTGCGGCAACTTATCGGTTCGATGCTCGATTCCATCAGTTCTCCCCTCAGTTCTACCACGATGTTTTTTCCGGCGCTGCGAAAAGATTGGGGAAACTGGAGTCCGTGGAGTCGCTTTTTGCGCCAACAGGAACGAGTCGATCGCCTTTTGTTCGATGAGATTCGGGAACGTCGAGAACGGGGGCATTTAGACGGCGAAGATATTCTCACCTTACTGATGTCGGCTCGCGATGAAGAAGGAAAGCCAATGACAGACCAAGAGTTGCGCGATGAATTGATGACGCTCTTGTTTGCCGGACACGAGACGACCGCATCGGCACTATCCTGGGCGTTGTATTGGATTCATTATCTCCCAGAGGTGCAAGAAAAGCTGCGCTCCGAGCTAGCCAGTCTCCCAGAAGGAGCTGCTCCCGGCGAGATCGTTCGACTTCCTTATCTTACCGCCGTCTGCCAAGAAACCCTGCGAATTTATCCCATTGCTTTAGCTGCCTTCCCTCGCCTCTTAAAAGCTCCGCTAGAACTCATGGGCTATCAGTTTGAAGCGGGTACGGTGCTGGCTCCCTGTATCTATCTAACCCACCATCGCGAAGATTTATACCCAGAACCCAAGCGTTTCCAGCCAGAGCGCTTTTTGGAGCGACAATATTCTCCCTTTGAATATTTTCCCTTTGGCGGCGGCAATCGTCGCTGCATCGGCATGGCATTGGCAATGATGGAGATGAAATTGGTACTGGCGACCATTCTATCTTGCTATCAACTGGCACTGACTAGCAATTGTCCGGTGAAGCCAGTTCGTCGCGGTTTAACCGTCGCCGCGCCCAGTAGGTTGCGAATGCTGGTCAAACGGAAAGATTAA
- a CDS encoding PsbP-related protein: MANNNLNGSNDYRSTETARNRRLNAHHLDRTINYWPPGKQLEDGKYTIVQKLSSGGFGITYLAQDNRSGDRVVVKTLSIEYIPPDRFERFRKDFLNEAVRLAKCCHHPHIVCIIELIEEEGWPCIVMDYIPGQDLETIVKQKILSPEEALRYIRQIGAALITVHQQGLLHRDIKPKNIIIRADRDEAVLIDFGIAREYNPNVERSLTAFMSGGYTPVEQIYPNESENKAGFYTDVYGLSATLYYLVTGINPEDAQSRVINLANHRSDILVNPRTINPEISAELDRAICQGMEIYPANRPQTIQEWLDLLPNSFHELEREQTLKIAATHRQNSHPTQSFLRPLKQRKLGRKSKRHLVWIIGGALSAIALSIGTIGGLQRILERPTSINSNSNSTVEFDNREVAEYSHYGIKFKYPKDWAIKQYEPNEFTQIVAELIPPSDRASTESIQPKILVELRELTNSYSIDEVMQGAAEEIQKYLPNSNIIEKQKIQLRSHPAYLLVYTGLDEKNALQRIQIGVLNSDRLYILTYEAKVEQYKTHESTVQSIVNSFDFSQ, from the coding sequence ATGGCTAATAACAATCTCAACGGGAGCAATGACTATCGCTCGACCGAGACAGCGAGGAATCGTAGATTGAATGCTCACCATCTCGATCGAACGATTAATTATTGGCCCCCTGGCAAACAATTAGAAGATGGGAAATATACGATCGTCCAAAAATTGAGCAGTGGCGGTTTTGGGATTACTTATTTAGCGCAGGATAATAGAAGTGGCGATCGCGTGGTTGTCAAAACTCTCAGCATAGAATATATTCCGCCCGATCGCTTCGAGCGATTCCGTAAAGATTTTCTTAACGAAGCCGTTCGGTTGGCAAAATGCTGCCATCATCCTCACATCGTCTGCATCATTGAGTTGATTGAAGAGGAAGGGTGGCCCTGCATTGTCATGGACTACATTCCCGGTCAAGATTTGGAAACGATAGTCAAACAAAAGATCCTATCGCCTGAAGAAGCTTTGCGCTATATCAGACAGATTGGCGCGGCATTAATTACCGTCCACCAACAAGGATTGCTGCATCGAGATATCAAGCCGAAAAATATTATCATTCGAGCCGATAGAGATGAGGCAGTTTTAATTGATTTTGGCATTGCTCGCGAATACAATCCTAACGTAGAAAGATCGCTGACAGCTTTTATGTCGGGAGGTTATACGCCTGTCGAACAAATTTATCCCAACGAAAGCGAAAACAAAGCGGGATTTTATACCGATGTTTATGGACTATCAGCAACTTTATATTATCTCGTGACGGGAATCAATCCTGAAGATGCACAAAGTCGAGTCATTAATTTAGCTAACCATCGCTCCGATATTTTAGTCAATCCTCGGACAATTAATCCAGAAATCAGTGCCGAACTGGATCGGGCAATTTGCCAAGGGATGGAAATCTATCCAGCCAATCGACCTCAAACCATACAAGAATGGCTCGATCTCTTGCCAAATTCTTTTCATGAATTAGAAAGAGAGCAAACTTTAAAAATCGCCGCAACCCACCGTCAAAATAGCCATCCAACTCAATCATTTCTTCGACCGTTAAAACAACGAAAACTTGGCAGAAAATCTAAAAGGCATCTGGTTTGGATTATTGGAGGAGCGTTGAGCGCGATCGCACTCAGTATAGGCACGATCGGGGGTCTGCAAAGAATACTAGAACGACCAACTTCAATTAACTCAAATAGCAATTCGACTGTTGAGTTCGACAATCGAGAAGTAGCCGAGTATTCCCACTATGGAATTAAGTTTAAATATCCAAAAGACTGGGCAATTAAACAATACGAACCCAATGAATTTACTCAGATCGTAGCCGAATTAATTCCCCCTAGCGATCGCGCTTCGACCGAATCGATTCAACCCAAAATTCTTGTCGAACTTAGAGAACTGACTAATTCTTATTCAATCGATGAAGTTATGCAAGGAGCTGCTGAAGAAATTCAAAAATATTTACCCAACTCCAACATTATAGAAAAGCAAAAGATCCAGTTGAGATCGCATCCAGCTTATTTATTAGTTTATACAGGATTGGATGAAAAAAATGCCTTACAAAGAATACAAATTGGAGTTTTAAATAGCGATCGATTATACATTCTGACATATGAAGCAAAAGTCGAGCAATATAAAACCCACGAATCCACCGTACAATCTATCGTCAACTCTTTCGATTTTTCTCAGTGA
- a CDS encoding VWA domain-containing protein, whose protein sequence is MLDQRDCTLIIDKSGSMSIKDQPGGRSRWSSMQESTLALASKCEEVDPDGITVYTFSGRFKRYDNVTSSKVRQIFLENEPLGSTDLAGVLQDAVNGYFQRKAAGQTKPNGEIILIVTDGEPDDRKAVMRVIIEASRRMEKDEELAISFIQIGNDAEATRFLKALDDEMQTVGAKFDIVDTITIQDMENYTLTEVLLNAIAD, encoded by the coding sequence ATGTTAGACCAACGCGATTGTACGCTTATTATTGACAAAAGTGGCAGCATGTCAATCAAAGACCAGCCGGGAGGCAGAAGTCGCTGGAGTTCGATGCAGGAGTCAACCCTGGCTTTGGCAAGCAAATGCGAAGAAGTCGATCCCGATGGCATTACCGTCTACACCTTTTCGGGACGGTTTAAGCGCTACGACAACGTTACCTCTAGCAAAGTCCGACAAATTTTTCTCGAAAACGAACCCCTCGGCAGCACGGATTTGGCAGGGGTTCTGCAAGATGCCGTCAACGGTTACTTTCAGCGCAAAGCAGCCGGACAGACAAAGCCGAATGGAGAAATTATTTTGATCGTCACCGATGGGGAACCCGACGATCGCAAGGCAGTGATGCGCGTCATCATCGAAGCGTCGCGGCGTATGGAAAAAGACGAAGAACTAGCGATTTCTTTCATTCAAATCGGCAATGATGCCGAAGCAACGCGCTTTCTCAAGGCGCTAGACGACGAAATGCAAACCGTCGGGGCAAAATTTGATATCGTCGATACGATAACTATCCAAGATATGGAAAATTACACCTTAACAGAAGTTTTGCTCAACGCGATCGCTGACTGA
- a CDS encoding serine protease, protein MQIRWRALGLSLFIGSLVIGLPGNTHNADLDLANQKVQSEQLRDRLSEEQLYREAQAITVRVLSSLSLVGSGTIVRAEGNTYFVLTNAHVLRAAPSPYQIQTPDGAVYEATVITPASFQKNDLEVLQFSAAKPDYSAAKLGASATLTQGEEVFAAGFPFSLEKRTAVRAPSKNASAAKYSTDSSFAFREGRVVLILDKALEGGYQVGYTNEIERGMSGGPLLNRVGELVGVHGMQVYPLWEAPDYYEDGSAPPSPLQQTIARSNWAIPIERIVRSAAPAQLW, encoded by the coding sequence ATGCAGATAAGATGGCGAGCGCTAGGACTCTCGTTATTCATTGGGAGTTTGGTGATAGGACTTCCAGGAAACACCCATAATGCCGATCTGGATCTGGCAAATCAAAAAGTCCAATCCGAGCAATTGCGCGATCGCCTGAGCGAAGAACAACTGTATCGAGAAGCCCAAGCCATTACCGTCAGAGTCTTATCCTCATTATCGCTCGTCGGCTCGGGAACCATCGTTCGCGCCGAAGGCAATACCTATTTCGTGCTGACAAATGCTCACGTTCTTCGCGCCGCCCCATCTCCCTATCAAATTCAGACCCCTGACGGTGCGGTTTACGAAGCCACAGTCATCACGCCCGCTTCCTTCCAAAAGAACGATCTGGAAGTTTTACAGTTTAGCGCCGCTAAACCTGACTACTCGGCGGCTAAATTGGGCGCATCGGCTACGCTAACCCAAGGAGAAGAAGTCTTTGCGGCTGGATTTCCCTTTTCCCTAGAAAAGCGCACTGCCGTGCGCGCACCATCAAAAAACGCTTCTGCTGCCAAATATTCTACTGACAGCAGCTTTGCCTTCAGAGAAGGTCGCGTCGTTCTCATATTGGACAAAGCCTTAGAAGGAGGCTATCAAGTAGGCTATACTAACGAGATTGAGAGGGGAATGAGTGGCGGACCGCTACTGAACCGCGTCGGAGAGTTGGTGGGCGTGCACGGCATGCAAGTCTATCCCCTATGGGAAGCTCCCGACTATTACGAAGATGGATCTGCGCCCCCTTCTCCTTTGCAACAAACGATCGCTCGTTCAAATTGGGCAATTCCCATCGAAAGAATCGTCCGGTCAGCAGCACCAGCCCAACTATGGTGA
- a CDS encoding cupin domain-containing protein, which yields MNLAQTYGLTLLLLFEPALEAASQKHKATAGVIVRAKDTATKEGNGLFYTSLAGSLPTANLHPIRVRVPAERKQEQLYQHDGEEWLYVLSGKLVLALADEEYLLHPGDAAHFDAGTPHRLLAKGGRDAEILLVACATSRSLLKSYL from the coding sequence TTGAATCTCGCTCAAACCTATGGACTCACTTTACTATTATTGTTCGAGCCAGCCTTAGAAGCCGCTTCCCAAAAGCACAAGGCGACTGCTGGAGTTATCGTCCGCGCTAAAGATACGGCAACAAAAGAAGGCAATGGTCTGTTTTATACTTCTCTAGCAGGTAGCCTTCCTACTGCTAACCTGCATCCGATTCGAGTTAGAGTACCCGCAGAACGCAAGCAAGAGCAGCTTTATCAACACGACGGCGAGGAGTGGCTGTACGTTCTCTCTGGCAAACTGGTGCTAGCACTCGCAGACGAAGAGTACTTACTCCATCCCGGCGATGCCGCTCACTTTGATGCCGGCACTCCTCACCGACTCTTGGCGAAAGGAGGACGCGATGCAGAAATACTTCTAGTTGCCTGTGCGACTTCTCGTTCTCTTTTGAAAAGTTATTTGTGA
- the msrA gene encoding peptide-methionine (S)-S-oxide reductase MsrA, with the protein MALFGFGKKLSLPTPEEALPGRAEPMPVPAFHYVNGNPLKPPYPDGLEIAMFGMGCFWGAERKFWQLEGVFITAVGYAAGITPNPTYQEVCTGMTGHNEVVRVVYDPKVISYERLLKVFWENHDPTQGMRQGNDVGTQYRSGIYVYSEEQRKLAEASRDLYQKALSEARYGKITTEILDAPEFYYAEGYHQQYLVKNPNGYCGLGGTKVECPISLGVNLS; encoded by the coding sequence ATGGCTTTATTTGGATTTGGTAAAAAGCTTTCCCTTCCTACCCCTGAAGAAGCATTACCCGGACGGGCAGAACCCATGCCAGTTCCTGCCTTTCACTACGTCAACGGGAATCCTCTCAAACCTCCCTATCCCGATGGATTAGAGATAGCAATGTTTGGCATGGGATGTTTTTGGGGCGCAGAAAGAAAATTCTGGCAGTTAGAAGGCGTTTTTATTACGGCAGTGGGGTACGCAGCTGGAATTACTCCTAATCCTACTTATCAAGAGGTTTGTACGGGGATGACGGGTCATAATGAAGTGGTTCGTGTCGTCTACGATCCGAAGGTCATTAGCTACGAACGACTCCTGAAAGTGTTTTGGGAAAACCACGATCCTACCCAAGGGATGCGTCAGGGAAATGATGTCGGCACTCAGTATCGTTCTGGCATCTATGTCTATTCTGAGGAGCAAAGAAAATTAGCCGAAGCGTCGCGGGATCTTTATCAAAAAGCTCTCAGCGAAGCCAGATATGGAAAAATTACCACTGAAATTCTGGATGCGCCCGAATTTTATTATGCAGAAGGCTACCATCAACAATACCTGGTAAAAAATCCCAATGGATATTGTGGATTGGGAGGAACCAAAGTAGAGTGCCCTATCTCGCTTGGCGTTAACCTGAGTTGA
- a CDS encoding DUF1823 family protein: MSALPPLNTDTIRAILNEEIDDATVNQLVWYYLGYRYDQSSQKWDTSQVAEDWKQEYPEPPDFIANRPPTVKLTRSIPVENKQLLKEKLGFQGYKIGEFGSRQTRRATAANWLLGYLQTR, encoded by the coding sequence ATGTCTGCGCTACCGCCTTTAAATACAGATACCATCCGGGCAATTTTGAATGAAGAAATTGATGATGCTACTGTCAATCAATTAGTTTGGTACTATCTCGGCTATCGCTATGACCAATCCAGTCAGAAATGGGATACAAGCCAAGTAGCAGAGGATTGGAAACAAGAATATCCAGAACCTCCAGATTTTATTGCCAACAGACCTCCGACTGTGAAGCTCACCCGGTCTATTCCAGTTGAAAACAAACAATTGTTAAAAGAAAAACTGGGATTTCAAGGCTATAAAATTGGAGAATTTGGATCCAGACAAACGCGCCGCGCTACGGCAGCTAATTGGCTGTTAGGTTATCTGCAAACTCGATAG